A genomic region of Runella rosea contains the following coding sequences:
- the fumC gene encoding class II fumarate hydratase produces MEYRIEKDTMGKVEVPADVYWGAQTQRSIMNFPIAQDINKMPKEIIRAFAYLKKAAAITNFEAGILPEDKKNLIAQVCDEILDGKLNDQFPLVVWQTGSGTQSNMNCNEVIAYRAHVINGGSLLDEKKYLNPNDDVNKSQSSNDTFPTAMHIAAYKILAEVTIPGIEKLRDTLQAKSEAFKDVVKIGRTHFMDATPLTLGQEFSGYVSQLNHGLRAIKNTLAHLSELALGGTAVGTGINTPKGYSENVAAHIAALTGLPFITAENKFEALAAHDAIVEAHGALKTVAVSLMKIANDIRMLSSGPRAGIGEIHIPDNEPGSSIMPGKVNPTQCEAMTMVACQVMGNDVAINIGGSNGHFELNVFKPVMIYNFLHSARLIGDVCVAFNDHCAVGIEPLTENIRKHVNNSLMLVTALNPKIGYYNAAAIAQDAHKRGITLKQASLEFELKGLDFTHMTEEQFDAWVRPEDMVGGLK; encoded by the coding sequence ATGGAATACCGTATCGAAAAAGACACCATGGGCAAGGTAGAAGTACCTGCTGATGTGTATTGGGGCGCACAGACCCAGCGCTCTATCATGAATTTCCCGATTGCGCAAGATATTAACAAAATGCCCAAAGAAATCATTCGGGCGTTTGCCTACCTCAAAAAAGCTGCCGCTATCACCAACTTTGAAGCGGGCATTCTTCCCGAAGACAAGAAAAACTTGATTGCCCAAGTATGCGACGAAATTTTGGATGGTAAACTCAACGACCAATTTCCGTTGGTAGTGTGGCAAACAGGCTCTGGAACCCAGTCAAACATGAACTGTAATGAGGTGATTGCCTATCGTGCGCACGTTATCAATGGCGGGTCATTGTTGGATGAAAAGAAATATTTGAATCCCAACGACGACGTCAACAAATCGCAATCTTCGAATGATACTTTCCCAACGGCGATGCACATTGCGGCCTATAAAATTTTGGCCGAAGTAACCATTCCGGGCATCGAAAAACTCCGTGATACGCTCCAAGCCAAGTCGGAAGCCTTCAAAGACGTGGTAAAAATCGGTCGTACCCACTTTATGGACGCTACGCCACTGACACTGGGTCAGGAATTTTCGGGCTATGTTTCTCAATTAAACCACGGCTTACGCGCCATCAAAAATACCTTGGCGCATTTGTCAGAATTGGCATTGGGCGGAACGGCCGTAGGTACAGGAATCAATACGCCCAAAGGCTATTCAGAAAATGTAGCAGCCCACATCGCTGCGTTGACTGGCTTGCCTTTTATCACGGCTGAAAATAAATTTGAAGCACTCGCCGCTCACGATGCCATCGTTGAAGCCCACGGTGCACTCAAAACAGTGGCAGTAAGTTTGATGAAAATTGCCAACGACATCCGGATGCTGTCGTCGGGGCCACGCGCGGGTATCGGCGAAATTCACATTCCTGACAACGAACCGGGCAGCTCTATCATGCCTGGCAAAGTAAACCCCACGCAGTGCGAAGCCATGACCATGGTGGCCTGTCAAGTGATGGGCAACGATGTCGCCATCAACATTGGTGGTTCAAACGGTCATTTTGAACTGAACGTTTTCAAGCCCGTCATGATTTATAACTTCCTGCACTCGGCGCGTTTGATTGGAGATGTTTGCGTGGCGTTCAACGACCATTGCGCGGTAGGTATCGAGCCATTGACCGAAAATATCCGCAAACACGTCAACAATTCACTGATGTTGGTAACGGCTTTGAACCCCAAAATCGGGTATTACAACGCCGCCGCCATCGCGCAAGACGCGCACAAGCGCGGGATTACGCTCAAACAGGCTTCTCTCGAATTTGAACTCAAAGGCTTGGATTTCACGCACATGACCGAAGAGCAATTCGACGCATGGGTACGCCCCGAAGATATGGTGGGAGGCTTGAAGTAA
- a CDS encoding hydroxypyruvate isomerase family protein, with translation MKPTLSRRDAIKTLGASAATLSTALTNEAMAAEPLKLKGNIKHSVSRWCYASIPFEELCQASKDMGIESIELTGPKEWEIMKKYGLTSAMGWADPWPEKTGLTSFLNNPKNHDAIYKCYEELLPQAQAAGVTNVICFSGNRNGLGDYQGLLNCQKGVKRLIPLAEKYGVTLTMELLSSRASHPDYQCDNIEWGAVLCEMVGSEKFKMLYDIYHMQSMSGDHIRNIQRYGKYISHYHTGGHPGRNEIDETQEIYYPAIVKAIVATGYKGYIGQEFVPKAKDKAGMLESLKKCVLICDV, from the coding sequence ATGAAACCAACTCTTTCCCGCCGTGATGCCATCAAAACGCTTGGGGCGTCGGCGGCAACCTTATCTACCGCTTTAACGAATGAAGCCATGGCTGCCGAACCGCTGAAACTAAAAGGCAATATCAAGCATTCCGTTAGTCGCTGGTGCTACGCCTCTATTCCGTTTGAGGAGCTTTGCCAAGCCTCCAAAGACATGGGCATTGAGTCGATTGAACTCACTGGTCCGAAGGAATGGGAAATTATGAAGAAATACGGACTCACCTCCGCCATGGGCTGGGCCGATCCTTGGCCTGAGAAAACAGGCTTGACGAGCTTCCTCAACAATCCCAAAAACCACGATGCCATCTATAAATGCTACGAAGAGTTGCTGCCGCAGGCACAAGCGGCGGGCGTGACCAATGTCATTTGTTTTTCAGGAAATCGCAACGGTTTGGGTGACTACCAAGGCTTGCTCAATTGCCAAAAAGGAGTAAAACGATTGATACCGTTGGCCGAAAAATACGGCGTAACGCTCACGATGGAATTGTTGAGCTCGCGCGCCAGTCACCCTGATTATCAGTGTGATAACATTGAATGGGGTGCGGTACTTTGTGAAATGGTTGGTTCTGAAAAGTTCAAGATGCTGTACGATATTTACCACATGCAAAGCATGAGCGGAGACCATATTCGCAATATCCAGCGTTATGGAAAGTACATCAGTCACTACCACACGGGAGGACATCCGGGACGTAATGAAATCGACGAAACTCAAGAAATTTACTACCCAGCCATCGTAAAAGCGATTGTGGCAACGGGCTATAAAGGCTACATTGGGCAGGAATTTGTACCTAAAGCCAAAGACAAAGCAGGGATGTTGGAGTCTTTGAAAAAATGCGTCCTTATCTGCGACGTATAG
- a CDS encoding ATP-binding protein, which produces MNDSPSFLPMQRLSIFMPSRLSDDEIKLLFYARKDIFDSLLDSLIHEEKDSIPQHHLIVGQRGMGKSTLLKRLDVALRTAPLNAQFIPFSFPEEQYNIDRLSKFWLNSLDALADTLQTEGQEEKAVQLDEQIADLSRLKNEQELSQKAYDLLQNTTQELGRRPVFLLDNLNLIFERLAQIEQSKLRKLITVPGAPIFIGASADLLNGDYTAPFYDAFQVHYLYKLTFPQTLELLRHLAEITNNPDFKNQLNQNIPRLETLHALTGGNVRTVVMLFALVSRGFSADVFQDLEALIDQMTPLYKARFEELAPQAQVVIDAVALNWDPCNLETLRERTSLENSQLSIQLDRLGKAGWTVKLGKRKAAFYEISERFFNIWYLLRRASRRQRRDLVWLSRFLQAWFTKPELQDHAKEFARIVYEKEKIHDLSYGLALARAVGGKRGEKLKEKVYKRLLELYDGDEVKLEKTMGVIMSEVKEEWVEDFKKSKASNLLYEGLWLATSEMYNEAEPYYREALRLDDTSEFAWYLLGELLENLNNEDEAIKSYVRALSINPLNSNTWTKLGDLCFQQQRLAEAENHYQKALEISPKNGSAWIKMSQFFFYQKKYKESKNALLKAIKEDKSVVNDVKLLLDIYAFYVDESNWELKENDENAYQKALTIAPNNTDAKEGLMILLRDKLNKSAEAKQVFEELKITHTELSPVAAPTLHEAVFAAYDQNWGQAREFWRHALLQIQETQPTEKLQNWHIAAAVTVRLGYGDKLVALFRETGRDRVMRPLHEAIRALNIDSEEYLATQVAAEVREVALEIFQFMKAYNQPAAVS; this is translated from the coding sequence ATGAACGACTCACCTTCCTTTTTACCCATGCAACGCCTCAGCATTTTTATGCCGAGTCGGTTGAGCGACGATGAAATAAAATTACTGTTTTATGCCCGCAAAGACATATTTGACTCACTCTTAGACAGCCTGATTCACGAAGAAAAGGATAGTATTCCACAACATCATTTGATTGTAGGTCAGCGCGGTATGGGAAAAAGTACACTGCTCAAAAGATTGGATGTAGCCCTGCGTACGGCTCCGCTCAACGCCCAATTCATTCCGTTTTCGTTTCCCGAAGAACAGTACAACATCGACCGTTTATCTAAATTTTGGCTCAACAGTCTGGATGCTTTGGCGGATACCCTCCAAACCGAAGGTCAGGAAGAAAAAGCAGTTCAGTTAGACGAACAAATCGCTGATTTGAGTCGCCTCAAAAATGAGCAGGAATTGAGCCAAAAAGCCTACGATTTACTACAAAATACCACTCAAGAATTAGGTCGCCGGCCCGTTTTCCTGCTGGACAATCTCAATTTGATTTTTGAACGTTTGGCGCAGATCGAGCAATCCAAACTCCGAAAACTCATCACCGTTCCTGGCGCGCCCATTTTTATCGGGGCCAGTGCCGACCTCCTCAACGGCGACTATACGGCCCCGTTTTACGATGCATTCCAAGTACACTATTTGTACAAACTTACCTTCCCGCAAACGCTTGAATTACTCCGGCATTTGGCCGAGATTACCAACAATCCTGACTTTAAGAACCAATTAAATCAAAATATTCCGCGTCTCGAAACCTTGCACGCACTCACGGGAGGCAATGTACGCACCGTGGTGATGCTTTTTGCGTTGGTTTCGCGCGGGTTTTCTGCGGATGTTTTTCAGGATTTGGAAGCGTTGATTGACCAAATGACGCCCCTGTACAAAGCCCGTTTTGAAGAACTTGCACCCCAAGCGCAAGTGGTCATTGATGCCGTGGCGTTGAATTGGGACCCGTGTAATCTGGAAACTCTACGCGAACGTACTTCTCTGGAAAACAGTCAATTATCCATCCAACTCGACCGCTTAGGAAAAGCGGGGTGGACGGTAAAACTGGGTAAACGAAAAGCCGCTTTTTACGAAATCAGCGAACGATTCTTTAACATTTGGTACTTATTGCGCCGCGCCAGCCGCCGCCAACGCCGCGACTTGGTATGGCTTTCGCGCTTTTTACAAGCGTGGTTTACCAAACCCGAATTGCAAGACCACGCCAAGGAATTCGCACGTATTGTATACGAAAAAGAAAAAATTCATGATTTATCCTATGGCTTGGCCTTAGCCCGCGCAGTGGGTGGCAAACGTGGTGAAAAGCTCAAAGAAAAAGTTTATAAGCGCTTACTGGAACTGTATGATGGCGACGAAGTGAAATTGGAAAAAACGATGGGAGTGATTATGAGTGAAGTGAAGGAGGAATGGGTGGAAGATTTTAAGAAAAGTAAAGCATCAAACTTATTATATGAAGGACTTTGGCTGGCAACAAGTGAAATGTATAACGAAGCTGAACCTTATTATCGTGAAGCTTTAAGATTAGACGACACCTCTGAATTCGCATGGTACTTATTAGGCGAATTACTTGAAAACTTAAATAATGAAGACGAAGCAATAAAATCTTATGTAAGAGCTTTATCAATAAATCCGCTGAATTCAAATACTTGGACGAAATTAGGTGATTTGTGTTTTCAGCAACAAAGACTTGCAGAAGCTGAAAATCATTACCAAAAAGCCTTAGAAATTTCTCCCAAAAATGGCTCTGCATGGATTAAAATGTCGCAATTTTTCTTTTACCAAAAAAAGTACAAAGAATCTAAAAATGCACTTTTAAAAGCAATTAAAGAGGATAAATCTGTCGTAAATGACGTAAAGCTTTTATTGGACATTTATGCTTTTTATGTTGATGAATCAAATTGGGAGTTAAAAGAAAATGACGAAAACGCCTATCAAAAAGCTTTAACAATAGCCCCAAATAATACCGACGCCAAGGAAGGGTTAATGATTTTATTACGCGATAAACTCAACAAATCAGCAGAAGCCAAACAGGTTTTTGAAGAATTAAAGATTACTCATACCGAGTTATCACCAGTTGCAGCACCTACTTTGCACGAAGCTGTTTTTGCCGCCTATGACCAAAATTGGGGTCAGGCTCGGGAATTTTGGAGACACGCTTTACTACAGATACAGGAAACTCAACCAACGGAAAAATTGCAAAATTGGCATATTGCGGCTGCCGTTACCGTCAGGTTAGGCTATGGTGACAAGCTGGTGGCTCTGTTTCGGGAAACGGGGCGTGACCGCGTGATGCGCCCTTTGCATGAAGCCATCAGAGCCCTTAACATAGATTCGGAGGAATATCTTGCTACCCAAGTAGCCGCCGAAGTACGCGAAGTAGCATTGGAAATTTTTCAATTTATGAAAGCCTATAATCAACCAGCTGCTGTTTCTTAA
- a CDS encoding AAA family ATPase, translating to MKNQVGPPVTGNDFFGRKKELLQAWDLLDNGNHLLLPAPRRVGKTSFVLQLRKDAQKHDWKAIYFNVEDGSDETGFMRMFVDALKKEENWFKKNAKNTFDSIGKIMSSLEAEVEVQGVKTTLKWSNAAKSDLKRELEKLLEDTGKCLIIIDELPVLLSRLANIPEGKGRVGDFLHWLRSFRQNPDSEIRWIFCGSISMDTFAERLGITKTINDLYSFSLGAFGEEEARQFLQQLATDQKVAMSAEVQEALIKAVGWPLPYYLQLLFAQLRFIHNQPNGLVLTPEHVTTAFERASDSSNLNTWIERLEEQLAPTDAKWAKNLLDTLCVKEKGFRRDQLEQVLVRNNVTPEEAKDKTAFLLKTLTHDGYLIEHTGEYGFRSPLLRNYWYKQRLQ from the coding sequence ATGAAGAATCAAGTAGGCCCTCCGGTAACGGGCAATGACTTTTTTGGACGTAAAAAGGAACTTCTGCAAGCTTGGGATTTGCTGGACAATGGAAATCACCTACTATTACCAGCTCCAAGAAGGGTAGGTAAAACGTCTTTTGTGCTCCAACTGAGAAAAGATGCTCAAAAGCACGATTGGAAGGCCATCTATTTTAATGTGGAAGATGGAAGCGATGAAACAGGTTTTATGCGAATGTTTGTTGATGCCCTCAAAAAGGAAGAAAATTGGTTCAAAAAAAATGCTAAAAATACGTTTGATTCCATTGGCAAAATAATGTCGTCGCTGGAAGCCGAAGTAGAAGTACAGGGAGTAAAAACAACGCTCAAATGGAGCAATGCCGCTAAAAGCGACTTAAAACGTGAATTGGAAAAGCTGTTAGAGGATACCGGGAAATGCCTGATCATCATTGATGAACTTCCCGTTTTACTTTCACGGTTAGCCAATATTCCTGAAGGTAAAGGACGAGTAGGTGATTTTCTGCATTGGCTGCGGTCGTTTCGGCAAAATCCTGATTCTGAAATACGCTGGATTTTTTGCGGCTCTATCAGCATGGATACTTTTGCCGAACGGTTGGGTATCACCAAAACCATCAATGATCTGTATTCTTTTTCGTTGGGCGCTTTCGGGGAAGAAGAAGCACGACAGTTTTTGCAACAATTGGCCACTGACCAAAAAGTTGCGATGTCAGCAGAGGTGCAGGAGGCCTTGATCAAAGCGGTAGGATGGCCGTTGCCATACTATTTACAACTACTGTTTGCTCAACTCAGATTCATTCATAATCAACCAAATGGACTGGTTCTTACTCCCGAGCACGTCACCACAGCCTTTGAAAGAGCCTCCGATTCTTCCAACCTAAACACATGGATTGAACGTCTGGAAGAACAGCTTGCCCCAACGGATGCCAAATGGGCCAAAAACTTGTTGGATACACTTTGTGTAAAGGAAAAAGGATTTAGGCGTGACCAATTAGAACAGGTATTGGTTAGGAATAATGTAACTCCGGAAGAGGCGAAGGACAAAACAGCGTTTTTGCTCAAAACACTTACTCACGACGGCTATCTGATTGAACATACGGGCGAATACGGTTTTCGTTCCCCACTTTTGCGTAATTACTGGTACAAACAACGTTTACAATGA
- a CDS encoding gliding motility-associated C-terminal domain-containing protein yields the protein MSKILPLFFLLLFGVNKMYGQKVYGGHFDRRNPVGPLFDTPFAYRFACTFYTDAAARDALPATLRFRIIRKKDNAVVKEYTANKDADTQAGALVNDCVAAGAPAKLDYFFVRYNYDMVVTPTEFNDAEGYYVVNDPVGPRNPTVNVQSSNVVLYHWFSPLYLFEKPSNPNDGELFSGWVPESYSFVCKNQGRIIVGVAAIPAQTQVNSQTFNLTLKNALPLTDGALPFQEVAWKAGFSSSNVGIGTVGIVNANPTWGNGSSVSSISINTPGPALGVFSVAFVAEHRRNGVKIAENYREWQIEVTDCIKTVIASGSTISEVGNKSALLSATVCTGKQVQLNTEGGFPQNDSYQWYRNNQLIPGANKPELVVSESGAYYATVKKNGACNTEKTTTLNPLFVDCQAGGGNVSIVGGSLQSPFTSPGGGSFVQPWWNNFAFRSDYYIPIADLPKMPASIKATLYRKRDNLKIEEITLRRNAFSEVRIFLPRACGTGDDTLQSVGYDTGNFTMTAAQYGATNGGYYVVTEPICCRVNTDNLSRTDTKMVNYAEFNGADQVAWNAVSGKGHLLNVSVPARIESCAGQNVTVNFGVGNKQNLSARLAGFAEPITDAATAQPFANVGWKTGLTTTNFNGNATPLQLTQNGNTFTLSGIPEKPGVYAYRIKFEGVMDGVVYSSVFSEFRLIVRDCRAPSQPLIFVSKVGKPNEAAPTGMCQDSLVQLNLRNFTKGSTFQWRLNNGDVTAATDSILVVRNNQGGSYTCVAKTLNLCPETMTAAPVTIVFFPKPTASITVGNASGVVCQGGSVKLTAATNAVNAQYRWLRENALVTGAASVTFDAVESGSYTVRVTDSNGCSNLSAPQNVVSNTPPKAEITSNKKAICPNQSTTLSATEGTGFVYVWTRDGQPLANTTNVLSVTQPGNFSVKITATNTCSTTSSPFVVLQANTPTVTITSAGTQLCTGSTLVLTANGSNLKTFQWQRDGQNLPAATQNTLTATQAGNYAVSVNDTNGCSATSSGTALTLVQKITVALDSIPSFCGTAFPPVALKGTPAGGVYAGTGVVNNQFSPQAAGVGQHTITYSIKGNLDCLNGEAKRVVTITAPPALNLGKDREVFRGSSVTLNGDLGIGYSYQWTPPTGLDNATGAKPIATPDRTTTYTLRATGPNGCLATAAVTIQVTQGVYIPDAFTPNNDGQNDTWELKGIEEYPEAEVIIFDRWGVAIFHTKGANQKPFDGYYNSTSLPVGVYAYHIKTKPDGHVYKGMLMLLR from the coding sequence ATGAGTAAAATTCTGCCCCTTTTTTTTCTCTTGTTGTTTGGAGTAAATAAAATGTATGGTCAAAAAGTGTACGGAGGCCATTTTGACCGTAGAAATCCCGTAGGACCCCTCTTTGATACTCCCTTCGCCTATCGTTTTGCCTGCACGTTTTATACCGATGCCGCCGCCCGTGATGCGCTGCCGGCTACGTTACGCTTCAGAATCATTCGTAAAAAAGACAATGCTGTCGTCAAAGAATATACAGCCAACAAAGATGCTGATACGCAGGCTGGAGCCCTAGTAAATGACTGCGTAGCAGCGGGGGCGCCTGCCAAACTGGATTACTTTTTTGTTCGGTATAATTACGATATGGTCGTTACGCCGACGGAGTTTAACGATGCCGAGGGCTATTACGTTGTCAATGACCCCGTAGGGCCGCGCAACCCAACGGTCAATGTGCAGTCGTCCAATGTGGTGCTTTATCATTGGTTTTCTCCCCTTTATTTGTTTGAAAAACCAAGCAATCCCAACGATGGGGAGTTGTTTTCCGGGTGGGTGCCGGAGAGTTATTCATTCGTTTGTAAAAATCAGGGAAGAATTATCGTAGGGGTAGCCGCAATCCCCGCTCAAACGCAGGTAAACAGTCAAACTTTTAACCTGACCCTAAAAAATGCACTTCCTTTAACCGACGGCGCATTGCCGTTTCAGGAAGTGGCCTGGAAAGCAGGATTCAGCAGCAGCAATGTGGGGATAGGTACTGTAGGGATTGTCAATGCCAATCCTACGTGGGGAAACGGCAGTTCGGTATCTTCCATTTCTATCAACACGCCCGGACCTGCTTTGGGTGTTTTTTCGGTGGCGTTTGTGGCTGAACATCGCCGAAACGGCGTCAAAATCGCGGAAAACTACCGAGAATGGCAAATCGAAGTGACCGATTGTATCAAAACAGTGATTGCGAGCGGGTCAACGATCTCCGAAGTCGGTAATAAATCAGCGTTGTTGAGTGCTACCGTCTGCACCGGCAAACAGGTGCAGCTCAATACCGAAGGCGGTTTTCCTCAGAATGATAGTTACCAATGGTATCGAAATAATCAACTGATACCCGGCGCGAACAAGCCTGAGTTGGTGGTGAGTGAAAGCGGGGCTTACTACGCAACGGTGAAAAAGAACGGGGCCTGTAATACTGAAAAAACAACTACGCTCAATCCATTATTTGTGGATTGTCAAGCCGGGGGAGGAAATGTGTCGATCGTGGGCGGTAGCTTGCAAAGTCCTTTTACCTCACCGGGAGGCGGTTCCTTTGTACAGCCTTGGTGGAATAATTTTGCGTTTCGGTCGGATTATTATATTCCGATTGCCGATTTGCCGAAAATGCCGGCTTCTATCAAAGCTACGTTATACCGAAAACGTGATAACCTGAAAATTGAAGAAATAACCTTACGAAGAAACGCCTTCAGCGAGGTTCGGATTTTTCTCCCCCGCGCCTGTGGCACCGGCGACGACACCTTGCAATCGGTGGGGTATGACACGGGTAATTTTACCATGACGGCGGCTCAATACGGCGCCACCAATGGGGGGTATTATGTGGTGACAGAACCGATCTGTTGCCGCGTGAATACCGATAACCTGTCCCGAACAGATACCAAAATGGTGAATTACGCCGAGTTTAATGGGGCGGACCAAGTGGCATGGAATGCCGTATCGGGCAAAGGACACCTGTTGAATGTGAGTGTGCCCGCCCGCATTGAATCCTGCGCCGGTCAGAACGTAACCGTGAATTTTGGAGTGGGAAACAAGCAAAACCTGTCGGCGCGGTTAGCGGGATTTGCGGAGCCGATCACGGATGCTGCCACCGCTCAGCCCTTTGCAAATGTGGGTTGGAAAACAGGATTGACTACCACCAATTTTAACGGGAACGCAACGCCGCTTCAACTCACCCAAAACGGCAATACGTTTACGCTTTCGGGGATCCCTGAAAAACCGGGGGTATATGCGTATCGGATAAAATTTGAAGGAGTAATGGACGGAGTCGTTTACAGTAGCGTATTCAGTGAATTTCGGTTAATTGTCCGTGATTGTCGAGCGCCTTCGCAACCCCTGATTTTTGTCTCTAAAGTGGGTAAACCCAATGAGGCCGCTCCGACAGGTATGTGTCAGGACAGTTTGGTACAACTCAATCTTAGGAACTTTACCAAAGGAAGTACTTTCCAATGGCGACTTAATAATGGCGATGTAACGGCGGCAACGGATTCGATTTTAGTGGTTAGAAACAATCAGGGAGGAAGTTATACCTGTGTGGCCAAAACGCTGAATCTGTGTCCCGAAACCATGACGGCCGCTCCCGTTACTATTGTGTTTTTCCCTAAACCTACGGCCTCCATTACCGTAGGAAACGCCTCCGGAGTGGTTTGTCAGGGAGGAAGTGTAAAATTGACGGCGGCTACCAATGCCGTCAATGCGCAGTACCGATGGCTGCGTGAAAATGCCTTGGTTACAGGTGCTGCTTCTGTTACATTTGACGCGGTAGAATCGGGCAGTTACACCGTACGAGTGACTGATTCCAACGGTTGTTCCAATCTTTCAGCGCCTCAAAACGTGGTTTCCAATACACCGCCCAAAGCGGAAATTACGTCCAACAAAAAAGCAATATGTCCCAACCAAAGCACGACACTTTCGGCGACCGAAGGAACAGGTTTTGTCTATGTCTGGACGCGTGACGGACAACCGCTTGCCAACACAACTAATGTTCTTTCGGTAACCCAACCGGGTAATTTTTCGGTTAAAATAACAGCCACCAATACGTGTTCAACCACTTCTTCTCCTTTTGTCGTACTGCAAGCCAATACCCCGACCGTAACCATAACGTCGGCCGGAACTCAACTTTGCACGGGAAGTACTTTGGTGTTGACCGCGAACGGCAGCAATTTAAAAACGTTTCAATGGCAGCGCGACGGGCAAAACCTACCCGCAGCTACTCAAAACACATTGACCGCCACGCAAGCCGGAAATTATGCCGTTAGTGTCAACGATACAAACGGCTGTTCGGCCACTTCGTCGGGAACGGCCTTAACGCTGGTTCAAAAAATCACGGTTGCGCTTGATTCGATTCCGAGTTTTTGCGGAACGGCTTTTCCGCCCGTGGCGCTCAAAGGAACACCGGCCGGGGGAGTGTATGCGGGAACCGGGGTGGTCAATAATCAGTTTTCACCACAAGCCGCAGGCGTAGGGCAACATACAATCACTTATTCCATAAAGGGTAATTTGGATTGTTTGAATGGAGAAGCCAAACGGGTGGTGACCATTACCGCCCCGCCCGCCCTGAATTTGGGCAAAGACCGAGAGGTGTTTCGGGGAAGCAGTGTGACGCTCAACGGTGATTTGGGAATTGGCTACAGTTATCAATGGACTCCGCCCACGGGCTTGGACAATGCCACCGGTGCAAAGCCCATCGCCACCCCCGACCGTACGACGACGTATACCCTGCGTGCCACGGGCCCCAATGGCTGTTTGGCAACGGCCGCCGTTACGATTCAGGTGACGCAGGGAGTATATATCCCCGATGCATTCACGCCCAATAACGACGGGCAAAATGATACGTGGGAATTAAAAGGAATTGAAGAATATCCGGAGGCGGAAGTCATTATTTTTGACCGCTGGGGAGTAGCTATTTTCCATACCAAGGGAGCGAATCAAAAACCGTTTGATGGCTATTATAATAGCACTTCACTCCCTGTTGGCGTGTATGCGTATCACATCAAAACAAAGCCCGACGGTCATGTGTACAAAGGAATGTTGATGCTCCTGCGTTGA
- a CDS encoding HPP family protein, protein MVKSKIRRGYRIAKYIVYKETLVDSVENFWSFVGAFLGVGLIAFLQSALSETDNLFLIGSFGASAVLIFGAIQSPLAQPRNLVGGHLISALLGVTIYQIFPNIIWLTAPLAVGLSIISMQITKTLHPPGGATALIAVIGSEKIKDLGYWFVLTPVASGVFILLAVALVFNNLTPNRKYPTNRRYSRTFRWAIIPTKKIMKRMRGRRRVV, encoded by the coding sequence ATGGTAAAGTCAAAAATTAGAAGAGGCTACAGGATAGCCAAGTACATCGTTTATAAAGAAACACTCGTTGATTCGGTAGAGAATTTTTGGTCATTTGTAGGCGCTTTTTTGGGGGTAGGATTGATTGCCTTTCTACAAAGTGCCCTCTCCGAAACGGACAATTTGTTTTTGATTGGCTCGTTTGGCGCGTCTGCGGTACTCATTTTCGGTGCCATCCAAAGTCCGTTGGCCCAACCCCGCAACCTCGTGGGTGGGCATCTCATCTCTGCGCTGCTGGGTGTGACCATCTACCAAATTTTCCCCAATATTATCTGGCTTACAGCCCCACTTGCGGTAGGGTTGTCTATTATCAGTATGCAAATCACCAAGACGCTGCATCCGCCGGGCGGTGCTACGGCGTTGATAGCCGTCATTGGTTCTGAAAAAATAAAAGACCTTGGTTATTGGTTTGTGCTTACGCCCGTTGCTTCGGGGGTGTTTATACTTCTGGCGGTGGCGCTCGTTTTCAACAACCTCACGCCCAACCGCAAATACCCTACCAACCGCCGATATTCAAGAACGTTCAGATGGGCCATTATCCCCACCAAAAAAATAATGAAAAGGATGCGAGGCAGGCGGCGTGTCGTTTGA